In a genomic window of Callithrix jacchus isolate 240 chromosome 22, calJac240_pri, whole genome shotgun sequence:
- the MADCAM1 gene encoding mucosal addressin cell adhesion molecule 1 yields MDRGLGLLLAGLLGLLPPGHSQPLQVEPPEPAVAVALGASLQLTCRLDCAGRGAAVQWRGLDTSLGAVQSDAGRSVLTVSNASLSAAGTRVCVGSCGGLTFQHTVRLLVFAFPDQLTVSPAALGPADQEVACTAHKVTPADPNTLSFSLLLGGRELEGAEALDLEVEEEESQEDEDMLFRVTGRWRLPPLGTPAPPALHCQATMRLPGLELSHRQAIPVLRSPASLEPPDTTSLEPHNTTAPEPPVTAFSEAPDTTSPEPPIMTSPEAPIMTSPEPPVMTSPEAPIVTSPEPPVMTSLEPPVMTSLEPPVITSPEPPVMTSQETVSQQGPTLSPRSLASTRTCRPAVSQAAPTQGEVTPTSSHNPAGDQLSVALWTSSAVLGLLLLALPTYRLWKRCRHLAEDGAHPPASLRLLPRVSAWAGLRGTDQVGSSPS; encoded by the exons ATGGATCGGGGCCTGGGCCTCCTGCTGGCGGGGCTTCTGGGGCTCCTCCCGCCAGGCCACT CGCAGCCCCTCCAGGTGGAGCCCCCGGAGCCGGCGGTGGCCGTGGCCCTGGGCGCGTCGCTGCAGCTCACCTGCCGCCTGGACTGCGCGGGCCGCGGGGCCGCGGTGCAGTGGCGGGGcctggacaccagcctgggcgcgGTGCAGTCGGACGCGGGCCGCAGCGTCCTCACCGTGAGCAACGCCTCGCTGTCGGCGGCCGGGACCCGCGTGTGCGTGGGCTCCTGCGGGGGCCTCACCTTCCAGCACACCGTGCGGCTCCTCGTGTTCG CCTTCCCGGACCAGCTGACCGTCTCCCCGGCAGCCCTGGGGCCTGCTGACCAGGAGGTGGCCTGCACCGCCCACAAGGTCACACCCGCGGACCCCAAcactctctccttctccctgctCCTGGGGGGCCGGGAGCTGGAGGGGGCGGAGGCCCTGgacctggaggtggaggaggaggagtcaCAAGAGGACGAGGACATGCTGTTCAGGGTGACCGGGCGCTGGCGGCTGCCGCCCCTGGGGACCCCTGCCCCACCCGCCCTCCACTGCCAGGCCACGATGAGGCTGCCCGGTTTGGAGCTCAGCCACCGCCAGGCCATCCCTG TCCTGCGAAGCCCAGCCTCCCTGGAGCCTCCCGACACGACCTCCCTGGAGCCCCACAACACGACCGCCCCGGAGCCCCCTGTCACAGCCTTCTCAGAGGCCCCTGACACGACCTCCCCGGAGCCCCCCATCATGACCTCCCCGGAGGCCCCCATCATGACCTCCCCGGAGCCCCCCGTCATGACCTCCCCGGAGGCCCCCATCGTGACCTCCCCGGAGCCCCCCGTCATGACCTCCCTGGAGCCCCCCGTCATGACCTCCCTGGAGCCTCCTGTCATAACCTCCCCGGAGCCCCCCGTCATGACCTCCCAGGAGACCGTCTCCCAACAGGGCCCCACACTCAGCCCCAGGAGCCTGGCCTCCACCAGGACTTGCCGCCCTGCAGTCTCCCAGGCGGCACCCACACAGGGAGAAGTGACCCCAACAAGCT CGCACAACCCTGCGGGTGATCAGCTGTCCGTGGCTCTGTGGACCAGCAGCGCGGTGCTGGGGCTGCTGCTCCTGGCCTTGCCCACCTATCGCCTCTGGAAACGCTGCCGGCACCTGGCTGAGGATGGAGCCCACCCACCAGCATCTCTGAGGCTCCTGCCCCGGGTGTCGGCCTGGGCTGGGTTAAGGGGTACGGACCAGGTTGGGAGCAGCCCTTCCTGA
- the TPGS1 gene encoding tubulin polyglutamylase complex subunit 1, producing MATVEKRRPTVIPPAGFTDSGRQSVSQAAGATESEEDFLRQVGVTEMLRAALLKVLEARPEEPIAFLAHYFENMGLRSPVNGGAGEPPGQLLLQQQRLGRALWHLRLAHHSQRAAFNSNVTVAYECLSAGGRRKRPGLDGRTYSELLRRICRDGRAPEEVVAPLLRKVQCRDHEAVPLSVFRAGTLTCFVLLEFVARAGALFQLLQDPAAAVADRRVGQAVLDTLEGALQASDAAAPARFLEAGSRLGPDSLALALDRAVGGRRPSAPMTREEFLERAAALFIAKVKPVG from the exons ATGGCGACAGTGGAGAAGAGGCGACCGACGGTAATACCGCCGGCCGGTTTCACAGACAGCGGCCGCCAGTCGGTGTCCCAGGCGGCGGGGGCGACCGAGAGCGAGGAGGACTTCCTGCGGCAGGTCGGCGTGACGGAGATGCTACGCGCAGCCCTGCTGAAGGTGCTGGAGGCGCGGCCCGAGGAACCGATCGCCTTCCTTGCGCACTACTTCGAGAACATGGGCCTGCGCTCACCTGTAAACGGCGGCGCCGGGGAGCCCCCGGGGCAGCTCCTGCTACAGCAGCAGCGACTGGGCCGCGCGCTGTGGCACCTTCGCCTGGCCCACCACTCCCAGAG GGCCGCCTTCAACAGTAACGTGACCGTGGCCTACGAGTGCCTGAGCGCGGGCGGGCGCAGGAAGAGGCCCGGGCTGGACGGCCGCACCTACAGCGAGCTGCTCCGCCGCATCTGCCGCGACGGCCGGGCCCCCGAGGAGGTGGTGGCGCCGCTGCTGCGCAAGGTCCAGTGCCGCGACCACGAGGCGGTGCCGCTGAGCGTGTTCCGCGCGGGCACGCTCACCTGCTTCGTGCTGCTGGAGTTCGTGGCGCGCGCCGGTGCGCTCTTCCAGCTGCTGCAGGACCCGGCCGCCGCCGTGGCCGACCGCCGCGTGGGCCAGGCCGTGCTGGACACCCTGGAGGGCGCGCTGCAGGCCAGCGACGCCGCGGCGCCCGCGCGCTTCCTGGAGGCGGGTTCGCGCCTGGGGCCCGACAGCCTGGCGCTGGCGCTGGACCGCGCCGTCGGGGGGCGGCGGCCCAGCGCGCCCATGACCCGCGAGGAGTTCCTGGAGAGGGCGGCCGCGCTCTTCATCGCCAAGGTCAAGCCGGTGGGCTGA